From the genome of Halomonas sp. MCCC 1A13316, one region includes:
- a CDS encoding zinc-dependent alcohol dehydrogenase family protein produces the protein MNVVTLKSPGGLDQLQIVEREVPGEPGPGEIRVRVHASSLNFHDYGVVSGKMPTENGRIPMSDGAGVVEAVGEGVEAFAVGDAVVSTFFPYWLDGPARFGDFKTTPGDGVDGYAREQVIRPATWFTHAPKGYSHEEAATLTTAGLTAWRALVVDGNLKAGDTILTLGTGGVSIFALQFAKAMGAQVIATSSSDEKIERLKQLCADHTINYKAEPEWGKRVKALTDGKGVDHVIEVGGPGTLPQSIDAVRIGGHISLIGVLTGRGGEVPTAKLMAKQARLQGLIVGNRIHQQEMVRGIEASGVRPIIDSTFGLEEIADAFRHEEAGRHFGKICLSF, from the coding sequence ATGAATGTCGTTACACTGAAAAGCCCCGGCGGGCTGGATCAGTTGCAAATCGTCGAGCGCGAGGTGCCCGGTGAGCCGGGGCCGGGCGAGATCCGCGTGCGCGTGCATGCCAGCTCGCTCAACTTCCATGACTACGGTGTGGTGTCCGGAAAGATGCCGACCGAGAACGGCCGCATTCCCATGTCCGACGGTGCTGGCGTGGTCGAGGCGGTCGGCGAGGGCGTCGAGGCGTTTGCCGTGGGCGATGCGGTGGTCTCCACCTTCTTCCCCTACTGGCTCGACGGGCCGGCGCGGTTTGGCGATTTCAAGACCACCCCCGGCGACGGTGTCGACGGCTACGCCCGCGAGCAGGTCATTCGCCCGGCAACCTGGTTCACCCACGCGCCGAAGGGGTACAGCCACGAAGAGGCTGCGACCCTGACCACCGCAGGGCTGACCGCCTGGCGCGCGCTGGTGGTGGACGGCAACCTCAAGGCCGGCGATACCATCCTCACCCTGGGTACCGGCGGTGTTTCCATCTTCGCCCTGCAGTTCGCCAAGGCGATGGGGGCGCAGGTGATCGCCACCTCGTCCTCCGACGAGAAGATCGAAAGGCTCAAGCAGCTCTGCGCCGATCACACCATCAACTACAAGGCCGAGCCGGAGTGGGGCAAGCGAGTGAAGGCGTTGACCGATGGCAAGGGCGTCGACCATGTTATCGAGGTTGGCGGGCCCGGCACGCTGCCGCAGTCCATCGATGCCGTGCGCATCGGCGGCCACATCTCGCTGATCGGTGTGCTGACGGGGCGCGGGGGCGAGGTGCCCACCGCCAAGCTGATGGCCAAGCAGGCGCGCCTGCAGGGGCTGATCGTCGGCAACCGTATCCACCAGCAGGAGATGGTGCGCGGCATCGAGGCCAGCGGCGTACGCCCGATCATCGATAGCACTTTCGGGCTCGAGGAGATTGCCGACGCTTTCCGCCACGAGGAGGCCGGGCGCCACTTCGGCAAGATCTGCCTGTCATTTTAG
- a CDS encoding putative motility protein, producing the protein MDSAVNAIVGQSMIMQQAQAAQQAQLEVYKEALDMQKDQVAALMSSASVAPQLANEGMVGTHINTYA; encoded by the coding sequence ATGGATTCAGCCGTCAACGCCATCGTAGGCCAATCGATGATCATGCAGCAGGCCCAGGCCGCACAGCAGGCGCAATTGGAGGTCTACAAGGAAGCCCTCGACATGCAGAAGGACCAGGTCGCCGCCCTGATGTCTTCGGCTTCGGTGGCACCGCAGCTGGCCAACGAGGGGATGGTGGGTACACACATCAATACCTACGCTTGA
- a CDS encoding alanine racemase has protein sequence MPPTTLFDIPTPSLILDRAKLVRNIRRMADAARSRNVALRPHLKTAKSIDVARLATEGQAGGVAVSTLKEAEYFAGHGIVDIQYAVCILPDQLERVASIQQQGARLTLITDSVEVTRAICEKGKALDTTFLVQVELDCGEGRSGILPDSGELIEIARLAHEASHIRFAGVMTHAGHSYQCRSIAEIEEVAEAERATAVMAAERIRDYGIPCTTVSIGSTPTALHARSLDGVTEVRPGVYMFGDMFQAQINSCGVDDLAVSVITEVCSHHASLNRLLINAGALALSKDRSTENMPDDVGFGLVADVRGHPLKQRMKVARVYQEHGQVLLADGVSCEELPVGTRLRVYPNHVCMTAAMYNHYHLVDSDQGDGCEIIATWPRINGW, from the coding sequence ATGCCTCCTACCACCCTATTCGACATTCCCACGCCAAGCCTGATTCTCGATCGAGCGAAACTGGTGAGGAATATCCGGCGAATGGCCGATGCCGCCAGAAGCAGGAATGTTGCACTTCGCCCCCACCTGAAGACCGCAAAATCCATCGATGTTGCACGCCTGGCCACTGAAGGACAAGCCGGTGGTGTCGCGGTATCCACGCTGAAAGAGGCCGAGTATTTCGCCGGTCATGGCATCGTGGACATCCAGTATGCCGTCTGTATTCTGCCGGATCAGCTGGAGCGAGTCGCCAGCATTCAGCAACAGGGAGCTCGCCTCACCCTGATCACCGACAGCGTCGAGGTCACCCGAGCGATCTGTGAGAAGGGAAAGGCCCTCGATACGACCTTCCTGGTCCAGGTCGAGCTGGATTGCGGCGAAGGCCGCTCGGGGATCCTTCCCGACAGTGGGGAGCTCATCGAGATCGCCCGCCTTGCCCATGAGGCCTCTCATATACGCTTTGCCGGCGTCATGACCCATGCCGGCCACTCCTACCAGTGTCGCTCGATCGCCGAGATCGAGGAGGTCGCCGAGGCGGAGCGCGCGACCGCGGTCATGGCAGCCGAACGAATCCGTGACTATGGCATCCCCTGCACCACGGTCAGCATCGGCTCCACCCCGACGGCGCTCCATGCTCGCTCGCTGGATGGCGTTACGGAAGTACGCCCGGGGGTCTACATGTTCGGCGACATGTTCCAGGCGCAGATCAACTCCTGCGGTGTCGACGACCTTGCCGTTTCGGTGATCACCGAGGTCTGCAGCCACCACGCCTCGCTGAACAGGCTGCTGATCAACGCCGGGGCCCTGGCCCTGTCCAAGGACCGCAGCACCGAGAACATGCCGGATGATGTCGGTTTCGGGCTGGTGGCCGATGTGCGAGGACACCCCCTGAAGCAGAGGATGAAGGTGGCAAGGGTCTATCAGGAGCACGGCCAGGTTCTGCTGGCCGATGGCGTCTCGTGCGAAGAACTGCCGGTCGGGACGCGACTTCGCGTCTATCCCAACCATGTCTGCATGACGGCGGCCATGTACAACCACTATCATCTCGTCGACAGCGACCAGGGTGACGGCTGCGAGATCATCGCCACCTGGCCGCGAATCAACGGCTGGTAA
- a CDS encoding DUF1330 domain-containing protein, translating into MTAYAIARLQDVTMGPEIVEYLKKIDATLAPHGGRYLIHGGTTQVLEGGWQGDTIMLGFPSLEQARAWYRSEAYQAIMPLRTANAVGDIILVEGVEEGHRGVDILG; encoded by the coding sequence ATGACCGCTTACGCCATCGCCCGCCTGCAGGACGTCACCATGGGGCCCGAGATCGTCGAGTACCTGAAGAAGATCGATGCCACCCTGGCGCCCCACGGCGGCCGCTATCTGATCCACGGCGGCACCACTCAGGTGCTGGAAGGTGGTTGGCAGGGCGACACCATCATGCTCGGCTTTCCTAGCCTGGAGCAGGCCCGAGCCTGGTATCGCTCCGAGGCCTACCAGGCCATCATGCCGCTTCGCACCGCCAACGCCGTGGGCGACATCATCCTGGTGGAAGGCGTCGAGGAAGGGCACCGGGGCGTAGATATTCTTGGCTGA
- a CDS encoding aspartate/glutamate racemase family protein, with amino-acid sequence MKTIGLLGGMSWESTVSYYRALNEGVKAALGGLHSAKLCLYSVDFAEIERLQHAGDWDATAEILCRAARSVETGGADFLLIGTNTMHKVAPQVAAAVSIPLLHIADATAQRLADDGIRRVGLLGTRFTMEQDFYKGRITEGFGIEVLVPDEAQHDLVHEVIYHELCLGEVKETSRQRYLEIIESLRDRGAEAVILGCTEIALLVQQSHTAVPLYDTTAIHAEEAIKLALGK; translated from the coding sequence ATGAAGACCATCGGCCTGCTTGGCGGCATGAGCTGGGAATCCACCGTCAGCTACTACCGGGCGCTCAACGAAGGGGTGAAGGCTGCCCTGGGCGGACTGCACTCGGCCAAGCTGTGTCTGTACAGCGTCGACTTCGCCGAGATCGAGCGGCTACAGCATGCCGGCGACTGGGACGCCACCGCCGAGATCCTGTGCCGGGCCGCCCGCAGCGTGGAAACCGGAGGTGCGGATTTCCTGCTGATCGGCACCAACACCATGCACAAGGTCGCACCGCAGGTGGCAGCAGCGGTCTCGATCCCGCTGCTGCACATCGCCGACGCCACGGCACAGCGGCTGGCCGATGACGGCATCCGCCGCGTCGGCCTGCTCGGCACCCGCTTCACCATGGAGCAGGATTTCTACAAGGGGCGTATTACGGAAGGCTTCGGCATCGAAGTGCTGGTACCCGACGAGGCTCAGCATGACCTCGTGCACGAGGTGATTTACCACGAGCTGTGCCTGGGCGAAGTAAAGGAGACGTCGCGCCAGCGCTACTTGGAGATCATCGAGTCGCTACGCGATAGAGGCGCCGAAGCTGTTATTCTCGGCTGTACCGAAATCGCCCTGCTGGTGCAGCAGAGCCATACCGCAGTGCCGCTCTACGACACCACGGCCATTCACGCCGAAGAGGCAATCAAGTTGGCGCTTGGGAAATAA
- a CDS encoding helix-turn-helix transcriptional regulator translates to MAAFIVRGWVECGCGDATGWIEALRDPRLGRVIAAPHREPGRNWTVAELAAEMGSSRSVFAERFLAVTGMTPHRYVTELRMRLAAQWIGRERQPIETVAYRLG, encoded by the coding sequence ATGGCCGCCTTCATCGTGCGCGGCTGGGTTGAGTGCGGCTGCGGCGATGCCACCGGCTGGATCGAGGCGCTGCGTGACCCGCGCCTGGGGCGCGTCATCGCCGCCCCGCACCGTGAGCCGGGGCGCAACTGGACGGTGGCGGAGCTCGCCGCCGAGATGGGCAGCTCGCGCTCGGTATTCGCCGAACGCTTCCTGGCGGTAACGGGCATGACGCCGCACCGCTACGTAACCGAGCTGCGCATGCGCCTGGCAGCCCAGTGGATCGGCCGTGAACGGCAGCCGATCGAAACCGTGGCCTACCGCCTGGGCTAA
- a CDS encoding cupin domain-containing protein — protein MEFDLGSMHALVSLMPEVMYVGTLQERQPEILPMLEAMEREASSERAG, from the coding sequence ATGGAATTCGACCTGGGCAGCATGCACGCCTTGGTCTCGCTGATGCCCGAGGTGATGTATGTCGGCACCCTGCAGGAGCGCCAGCCCGAGATCCTGCCCATGCTCGAGGCCATGGAGCGTGAGGCGAGCAGTGAACGGGCGGGGTAG
- a CDS encoding MFS transporter has product MSIATMMRLVPEDLVPRGLSIMFSGVSAATIAAAPLGSYFGDLLGWRDVFRMAALLGVLALAVQFMTLPRMAPTGLTRLRTLFDVLMRPRVGLGMLAAALVFTGHFAFFTFIRPFLETVTGVGVNGVATILLGFGVANFLGNYLGGWMVERNSLRRAVLFAIALVRC; this is encoded by the coding sequence ATGTCGATCGCGACCATGATGCGCCTGGTGCCCGAGGACCTGGTGCCGCGGGGGCTGTCGATCATGTTCAGCGGCGTTTCCGCGGCGACCATTGCCGCCGCGCCGCTGGGCAGCTACTTCGGCGACCTGCTCGGCTGGCGCGACGTGTTCCGTATGGCCGCTCTGCTGGGTGTGCTGGCACTGGCGGTGCAGTTCATGACCCTGCCGCGCATGGCGCCGACCGGCCTGACCCGCTTGCGTACCCTGTTCGACGTGCTGATGCGGCCGCGAGTCGGCCTGGGCATGCTGGCCGCGGCCCTGGTCTTCACCGGGCACTTCGCCTTCTTCACCTTCATACGGCCGTTCCTCGAAACCGTAACCGGTGTCGGTGTGAACGGTGTGGCCACCATCCTGCTGGGCTTCGGCGTGGCCAATTTCCTGGGTAACTATCTGGGCGGTTGGATGGTCGAACGCAACTCGCTTCGGCGGGCTGTGCTTTTTGCCATTGCTCTCGTTCGCTGTTAG
- a CDS encoding TRAP transporter large permease, with protein sequence MIAMSIAFVIMLIIGVPIVFALGIAGAVGLWALDLNLITVPTRLFTGMDNFVLLAAPFYIFAGEIMNRGGITTRLIRLAGLVTRGVPGGTAYTNVSSSVLFAGISGAAVADTAALGQIFIKGMPEEGYDKNYAAAVTIASSIIGPIVPPSVIMIIYAAVTRQSVIDLFIAGIVPGLMLAGVMWLVIWWQARGGRLPRSSYKVERHEISTLVRDGLLVLGLPVLIVGGTLMGVFTATEAGGVAVVYALLISWFVFRTMDLTSLWDALKRSARVTATIYLIIAAATVVSYVLTIGGIGGWVQGFALQFADNPTLFLMVLVAVLLLIGTFLEPGAAIVLIVPMLMPVTAAMDIDPMQFAMIVILPLTLGLITPPVGVCLFVACRIAESPVFPIFRAVLPFLVAEIGVVIMLVLIPGLSSFLPTLLR encoded by the coding sequence ATGATCGCGATGTCCATCGCCTTCGTCATAATGCTCATTATCGGCGTGCCGATCGTTTTTGCCCTAGGCATCGCGGGCGCCGTCGGCCTGTGGGCCCTCGACCTGAACCTGATCACGGTGCCCACGCGACTGTTCACGGGCATGGACAACTTCGTCCTGCTGGCCGCCCCCTTCTACATCTTCGCCGGGGAGATCATGAACCGGGGGGGGATCACGACACGGCTGATACGGCTGGCCGGGCTGGTCACCCGGGGCGTGCCCGGCGGCACGGCCTATACCAATGTCTCGTCGTCGGTCCTGTTCGCGGGGATATCCGGCGCTGCCGTGGCCGATACCGCTGCCCTCGGACAGATCTTCATCAAGGGCATGCCGGAGGAGGGCTACGACAAGAACTACGCGGCGGCGGTGACGATCGCCTCCTCGATCATCGGTCCCATCGTCCCCCCGTCCGTGATCATGATCATCTATGCCGCGGTCACCCGCCAGTCGGTGATTGATCTGTTCATCGCGGGGATCGTTCCCGGCCTGATGCTGGCCGGCGTCATGTGGCTGGTGATCTGGTGGCAGGCGCGCGGCGGGCGACTCCCCCGCTCCAGCTACAAGGTGGAGCGGCACGAGATCTCCACCCTAGTCCGGGACGGGTTGCTGGTGCTGGGGCTGCCGGTCCTGATCGTCGGCGGGACCCTGATGGGGGTCTTCACCGCCACCGAGGCGGGCGGGGTGGCCGTCGTCTATGCGCTGCTCATCTCCTGGTTCGTCTTCAGGACCATGGATCTTACCAGCCTGTGGGACGCGCTGAAGCGCAGCGCCCGGGTAACGGCCACCATCTACCTGATCATCGCGGCCGCGACGGTGGTGTCCTATGTGCTGACCATCGGCGGAATCGGAGGCTGGGTCCAGGGGTTTGCGCTGCAGTTTGCCGACAATCCCACCCTGTTCCTCATGGTCCTTGTCGCCGTCCTGCTGCTGATCGGGACCTTCCTCGAACCCGGGGCCGCCATCGTGCTGATCGTGCCCATGCTGATGCCGGTCACGGCGGCAATGGACATCGATCCGATGCAGTTCGCCATGATTGTCATTCTGCCCCTCACCCTGGGCCTGATCACGCCGCCGGTAGGCGTCTGCCTCTTCGTGGCCTGCCGAATCGCCGAGAGCCCCGTCTTTCCCATCTTCCGCGCCGTGCTCCCGTTCCTGGTGGCGGAAATCGGGGTCGTCATCATGCTGGTGCTCATTCCCGGCCTGTCTTCCTTCCTGCCGACGCTGCTGCGTTGA
- a CDS encoding helix-turn-helix domain-containing protein, whose product MTTNSTTLGQLLKMWRQRRRLSQLALATEADVSQRHLSFVESGRVLPSREMLLRLTEQLNVPLRERNRLLLAAGFAPAYGERPIDAPEFETIRGVIERLLASHVPYPALAVDRHWHLLMGNRPLELLLGGIEPALLEPPVNVLRLTLHPQGLASRIRNFGEWRGHILERLARQADTTADPALASLSEELKGYPVPTGARPHLASRTSHAGIVVPLELAMPDGRVLSLLSTTTVFGTPLDITLEELAIESFFPADEDTQAALQQLAAAAPPG is encoded by the coding sequence ATGACCACGAATTCCACTACCCTTGGGCAGCTGCTGAAGATGTGGCGCCAGCGGCGGCGGCTGAGCCAGCTCGCGCTCGCCACCGAGGCCGACGTCTCCCAGCGCCACCTGAGCTTCGTCGAATCCGGACGCGTCTTACCGAGCCGGGAAATGCTACTGCGCCTGACGGAACAGCTGAACGTTCCCCTGCGCGAGCGCAACCGGCTGCTGCTCGCCGCCGGTTTCGCCCCGGCCTACGGCGAACGGCCTATCGACGCGCCTGAATTCGAGACGATCCGTGGCGTGATCGAGCGGCTGCTCGCGAGCCACGTCCCCTACCCGGCGCTGGCCGTCGATCGCCACTGGCACCTGCTGATGGGCAATCGCCCGCTTGAGCTGCTGCTCGGCGGCATCGAGCCCGCACTACTGGAGCCGCCGGTCAACGTGCTGCGGCTCACCCTGCATCCCCAGGGGTTGGCATCGCGCATTCGCAATTTCGGCGAATGGCGCGGGCATATTCTCGAACGCTTGGCCCGCCAGGCCGATACGACGGCCGACCCTGCGCTTGCCTCGCTCAGTGAAGAATTGAAGGGCTACCCGGTGCCGACCGGGGCTCGTCCTCATCTGGCCTCGAGAACGAGTCATGCCGGCATCGTCGTGCCGCTGGAGCTGGCCATGCCGGATGGCCGCGTGCTGTCACTGCTGAGCACCACCACGGTGTTCGGCACCCCGCTCGATATCACGCTCGAAGAACTCGCCATCGAGTCGTTCTTCCCGGCGGACGAGGACACCCAGGCGGCGCTGCAGCAACTGGCCGCGGCAGCTCCGCCTGGCTAA
- a CDS encoding VOC family protein, translating to MPHHITPQLMFEGNAEQAMRFYVSLFDDSDIVRLERYGPEEPGREGSIKQAEFTLAGRRYTCIDSHIKHAFTFTPSISLFVDCKCRKEFERLLEALSAQGETLMPPGDYGFSQRFTWLNDRFGVSWQLNLEAAQPDLEGEAR from the coding sequence ATGCCGCATCACATCACCCCGCAACTGATGTTCGAAGGCAACGCCGAGCAGGCCATGCGCTTCTATGTCTCGCTGTTCGACGATTCGGACATCGTACGGCTCGAGCGTTACGGCCCCGAGGAGCCGGGCCGGGAAGGCAGCATCAAGCAGGCCGAATTCACCCTGGCCGGCCGACGCTACACCTGTATCGACAGCCATATAAAACACGCCTTCACCTTTACGCCCTCGATCTCGCTGTTCGTCGATTGCAAGTGCCGCAAGGAGTTCGAACGCCTGCTCGAGGCGCTGTCGGCACAGGGTGAGACGCTGATGCCACCGGGCGACTACGGTTTCAGCCAACGCTTCACCTGGCTCAACGACCGCTTCGGCGTCTCCTGGCAACTCAATCTGGAAGCAGCTCAACCAGATTTGGAAGGAGAGGCACGATGA
- a CDS encoding SRPBCC family protein → MDDADYGQSISEDSIRFERLLPGPIERVWAFLTESDKRGLWLAPGTMDTRQGASFTLHFHNIELTPDRTPPSERFRRYDSSFTTHHQVLRYEPPHLLAWTWGGGHEAPSEVTFELSEAGDQVRLVVTHRRLADDDTRVTVASGWHTHLTIFVDVLQGHRPAPFWPTFEYLEAKYRCRITSPRN, encoded by the coding sequence ATGGACGACGCTGATTACGGCCAGTCGATCTCCGAGGACAGCATCCGCTTCGAGCGCCTGCTGCCGGGGCCCATCGAGCGGGTCTGGGCCTTCCTGACCGAATCCGACAAACGTGGCCTGTGGCTCGCCCCCGGCACCATGGACACCCGCCAAGGCGCCTCTTTCACCCTGCACTTTCACAACATCGAGCTGACACCTGACAGGACGCCACCCAGCGAGCGGTTTCGTCGCTACGACAGCAGCTTCACGACGCATCATCAGGTGTTGCGCTACGAGCCGCCCCATTTGCTCGCCTGGACTTGGGGCGGTGGCCACGAAGCCCCGTCGGAGGTCACCTTCGAACTCAGCGAGGCCGGCGATCAGGTACGCCTGGTCGTGACGCACCGCCGCCTCGCCGATGACGACACACGCGTCACCGTGGCCAGCGGGTGGCATACCCATCTCACCATTTTCGTGGACGTGCTGCAGGGCCACCGCCCCGCCCCCTTCTGGCCCACGTTCGAATATCTGGAGGCGAAGTATCGATGCCGCATCACATCACCCCGCAACTGA
- a CDS encoding DUF899 domain-containing protein, translating to MTTSPLPPIVSEDEWHADLATQIDREKAHTRERDRLSAARRRLPMVEVRADYAFDGPRGKATLLELFEERRQLIVYHFMFGPDWEAGCDGCSWVVDAMTHPAHLHARDTTLVLVSRAPREKLLRYQARMGWQHPTWYSSLGSDFNQDMGVTTCCDAPDADRGERHGISVFLRDGERVFRTYFSGKRGVEYLGSLWSYLDLTPYGRQESWEYSPSGLAAITALYMEPPPRRVRNIAARQATLT from the coding sequence ATGACAACCTCACCTCTGCCCCCTATTGTTTCCGAAGATGAGTGGCACGCTGACCTCGCAACGCAGATCGACCGCGAGAAGGCCCACACGCGGGAACGCGACAGGCTCAGCGCCGCCCGCCGCCGCCTGCCGATGGTCGAAGTGAGGGCCGACTACGCCTTCGACGGGCCTCGGGGAAAGGCCACCCTGCTCGAGCTGTTCGAGGAACGCCGGCAGTTGATCGTTTACCACTTCATGTTCGGCCCCGACTGGGAGGCCGGCTGCGATGGCTGCTCCTGGGTGGTGGACGCCATGACCCACCCCGCCCACCTGCACGCCCGGGACACCACCCTGGTGCTGGTATCCCGGGCACCGCGGGAGAAGCTGCTACGCTATCAGGCACGCATGGGCTGGCAACACCCGACGTGGTACTCCTCACTCGGCAGCGATTTCAACCAGGATATGGGCGTGACGACCTGTTGCGACGCCCCTGATGCGGACCGCGGCGAGCGCCACGGTATCAGCGTCTTCCTGCGCGACGGCGAAAGGGTCTTTCGCACCTACTTCAGCGGCAAGCGCGGCGTGGAATACCTCGGCAGCCTGTGGAGCTACCTGGACCTGACGCCCTACGGTCGCCAGGAAAGCTGGGAATACTCACCGTCGGGGCTGGCCGCAATCACCGCCCTATACATGGAACCGCCGCCACGACGAGTACGAAACATAGCGGCGCGGCAAGCGACACTGACATAA
- a CDS encoding arylamine N-acetyltransferase translates to MGDADAGSRSGSHRLSRARYAHRADFGEYNYLVSPHPASPCIRRIVAQRNGEEVRLALTDLELKVFRPGSEPELLRIAAGELPGVLQERFGLELTPEKESLLLRRAETLVEASSESEQLET, encoded by the coding sequence GTGGGAGACGCCGACGCTGGATCTCGATCTGGCTCGCATCGACTATCGAGGGCCCGTTACGCCCACCGCGCCGACTTCGGTGAGTACAATTATCTCGTATCCCCTCATCCAGCGTCTCCCTGCATACGGCGAATCGTGGCTCAGCGCAATGGTGAAGAGGTACGCCTTGCGCTTACCGATCTGGAGTTGAAGGTCTTCCGGCCGGGTAGTGAGCCGGAGCTGCTGCGGATCGCCGCCGGTGAGCTGCCGGGTGTACTGCAAGAGCGGTTCGGGCTGGAACTGACCCCGGAGAAGGAGAGCCTACTGCTCCGGCGAGCCGAGACTCTCGTTGAGGCTTCATCCGAAAGTGAGCAGCTTGAAACCTGA
- a CDS encoding ornithine cyclodeaminase family protein translates to MLVISESLARELVSVEDAIREVERTFAAMARGEARNYPVVREAIGYRDAVYGVKSGGDVEAPLLGLKAGGYWPHNAGKGLGNHQSSTLLFDPETGRATALVSANYLTGIRTGAASAIATRYLSREEASIVGIIGTGVQAEYQLRATMAVRRVERVHAWDPSEQSLANFRETVAGLGLECITEPACEAVAREADILITATPSRRALVEQGWVRPGTHISAMGCDTRGKQELDPQLVAASALFADEAEQSISIGEFQHAYASGLITGESLRGSIGQVIAGHCDGRRNANEITIFDGTGVALQDLVVAALAVRLAKEHGHGVSVDY, encoded by the coding sequence ATGCTTGTGATTTCAGAGAGCCTTGCCCGAGAACTGGTGAGCGTCGAGGACGCCATCAGGGAGGTGGAGCGTACCTTTGCCGCCATGGCGAGGGGGGAAGCACGAAACTATCCCGTCGTGCGTGAAGCGATCGGATACCGGGATGCGGTCTACGGGGTGAAGTCCGGCGGCGACGTGGAAGCTCCCCTTCTCGGGCTCAAGGCCGGCGGATATTGGCCGCACAACGCCGGGAAGGGCCTGGGCAACCACCAGTCCTCGACGCTGCTGTTCGATCCGGAAACGGGACGAGCCACGGCCCTGGTCAGTGCCAACTACCTGACCGGCATCAGGACCGGGGCGGCGAGCGCCATCGCCACCCGTTACCTGTCGCGGGAGGAGGCGAGTATTGTCGGGATCATCGGTACCGGGGTTCAGGCCGAGTACCAGCTCAGGGCCACCATGGCGGTCAGGCGCGTGGAACGGGTCCACGCCTGGGACCCGTCGGAGCAGAGCCTGGCGAACTTCAGGGAGACGGTGGCCGGGCTCGGGCTGGAGTGTATCACCGAGCCGGCCTGCGAAGCCGTGGCCCGGGAGGCGGACATCCTGATCACGGCGACACCCTCGCGCCGGGCCCTGGTGGAACAGGGTTGGGTGCGGCCGGGCACCCACATCAGCGCCATGGGCTGCGATACCCGGGGCAAGCAGGAACTGGATCCGCAACTGGTGGCTGCCAGCGCCCTGTTCGCGGACGAGGCCGAGCAATCCATCAGCATCGGTGAGTTCCAGCATGCCTACGCCAGCGGCTTGATTACCGGCGAGAGCCTCCGTGGCAGCATCGGTCAGGTCATCGCAGGGCACTGTGATGGCCGGCGGAATGCTAATGAGATCACGATTTTCGATGGTACCGGCGTGGCCTTGCAGGACCTGGTCGTGGCAGCACTCGCCGTACGCCTGGCGAAGGAACATGGCCACGGCGTGTCGGTGGATTACTGA